From a region of the Candidatus Pelagibacter sp. FZCC0015 genome:
- the gltB gene encoding glutamate synthase large subunit: MENYKKNLYLLKENNVYSEDMEHDACGVGIIASTEGKKSRKVVEYGIEALKAVWHRGAVDADGKTGDGAGIHVEIPKDFFIEKIEVTGHTHDNSEICVGMIFLPRNDYAAQESCKTIVESELTKNDFSIYGWRQVPVNPKVLGEKAFQTMPEIIQVLFKPYNPELTNKDLERKIYETRRKIENEAFKKSLNNFYICSLSSKSIIYKGMFLAEAISDFYLDLKDERFISRFAIFHQRFSTNTAPSWNLAQPFRAIAHNGEINTYRGNKNWMKVHEQEMNSPLFDDVENLKPVIQQGASDSAALDNVFELLNISGQPAPLAKLMLVPDAWSKKNKTLPKDHQQLFNFLNSTMEPWDGPAAIAGTDNEWVIAANDRNGLRPLRYAITKDKLLFAGSETGMIELNEKRILSKGRLGPGEIIGVRIEKGKVFTNKQIKDYLAKEYKHFNSQIIDLDDKLTISDEKNSFSGDDLRRRQYTFGISLEDLELILHPMAEDAKEATGSMGDDTPLAVLSDRYRPLYHFFRQNFSQVTNPPIDSLRENKVMSLKTRFGNLGNILNFDNLTKQNIYVLNSPILSNSQFEKFINFFGNNSSIIDCTFSEEETLFDSIKKIQKEAEIAVRQGVTQLILSDKELSSLKLPIPMLLAVGSINSFLIEKKLRGYVSINVQSGEALDTHSFATLIGVGATTVNPYLAFDSLFQRHEKKLFGKFSFDECVERYIKSVNAGLLKIMSKMGISVLSSYRGGCNFETVGLSRTIVADYFPGVVSKISGIGLTGIEKKIREIHKEAFESSETILPIGGIYRYRKNGETHQYQGKLIHLLQSAVGSNSYDAYKRYADGIYSLPPINLRDLIDFREKKLSGPIDISEVEPIENILKRFGSGSMSHGALSKEAHETLATGMNRIKGASCSGEGGEDASRFKVLDNGDSANSRVKQIASARFGVTVNYLNNCNEIEIKIAQGAKPGEGGQLPGFKVTEEIAKLRHSTPGVTLISPPPHHDIYSIEDLAQLIYDLKQINPKARIGVKLVASSGVGTIAAGVAKAKADIILISGHNGGTGATPQTSVKYVGIPWEMGLTEANQVLTLNNLRHKVTLRTDGGIKTGRDVVIAAMMGAEEYGVATTALVAMGCIMVRQCHSNTCPVGVCTQDEKLREKFTGTPEKVVNLFTFIASEVREILANLGFKSLNEVIGRTDLLKQVSKGSPNLDDLDLNPLFVQADTGNNPRYCEDQEINSVPDTLDQQIWPEVEQALDNSEKIEKEYQIKNTNRAVGTRISHHLYKKYGYEKLDENFLVLNFKGSAGQSFGAFSSKGLKLVLKGDANDYVGKGLSGATISIKLPEESNLVSNENTILGNTVLYGATSGKLFAAGQAGERFSVRNSGAVTVIEGCDSNGCEYMTGGTVVILGDVGDNFAAGMTGGMAFIYDKSQQFEKKVNPESVVWQNVETDYWKEYLKNLVSEHFKETESQLSKKIIENFDDEVNNFVQVCPKEMLDKLKNPITLKKDIKKVS, translated from the coding sequence ATGGAAAATTATAAAAAGAACCTTTACCTTTTAAAAGAAAATAATGTTTATTCAGAAGACATGGAGCATGATGCTTGTGGTGTTGGTATAATTGCATCAACCGAAGGTAAAAAATCTCGTAAAGTTGTAGAGTATGGTATTGAAGCATTAAAAGCAGTTTGGCATAGAGGCGCTGTAGATGCCGATGGAAAAACTGGTGATGGAGCTGGGATTCATGTTGAAATACCAAAAGATTTCTTCATTGAAAAGATAGAAGTAACAGGACACACACATGACAATTCTGAAATATGTGTGGGCATGATATTTCTACCTCGGAATGATTACGCAGCACAAGAAAGTTGCAAAACTATTGTTGAAAGTGAATTAACAAAAAATGATTTTAGTATTTATGGCTGGAGACAAGTTCCAGTTAATCCAAAAGTTTTAGGAGAAAAGGCATTCCAAACAATGCCTGAAATTATTCAAGTATTGTTTAAACCTTATAATCCAGAATTAACAAATAAAGATTTAGAAAGAAAAATTTATGAAACTAGAAGAAAGATAGAAAATGAAGCTTTTAAAAAGTCTTTAAACAATTTTTATATTTGTTCATTGAGTTCTAAATCTATCATTTACAAGGGAATGTTTTTAGCTGAAGCTATCTCAGATTTCTACCTTGATCTAAAAGATGAGAGATTTATTTCAAGGTTTGCTATTTTTCATCAAAGATTTTCAACAAACACAGCGCCTAGCTGGAATTTAGCTCAACCCTTTAGAGCTATAGCACATAATGGAGAAATTAATACTTATAGAGGAAATAAAAATTGGATGAAAGTTCATGAGCAAGAGATGAACAGTCCCCTTTTTGACGATGTTGAAAACTTAAAACCTGTTATACAACAGGGAGCATCAGACTCTGCTGCATTAGACAATGTTTTTGAATTATTAAATATATCTGGTCAGCCTGCGCCTTTGGCAAAGCTTATGTTAGTTCCAGACGCATGGTCTAAAAAAAATAAAACTCTACCAAAAGATCACCAACAATTATTTAATTTTTTAAACAGCACTATGGAGCCATGGGATGGACCAGCAGCTATTGCTGGAACTGATAATGAGTGGGTTATAGCTGCAAATGATAGAAATGGATTAAGACCTTTAAGATACGCAATTACAAAAGATAAATTATTATTTGCAGGTTCTGAAACAGGAATGATTGAATTAAATGAAAAAAGAATTTTGTCAAAGGGAAGATTGGGTCCTGGGGAAATAATTGGAGTTAGAATAGAAAAAGGTAAAGTATTTACTAACAAGCAAATAAAAGATTATTTAGCCAAAGAATATAAACACTTTAATTCACAAATTATCGACCTAGATGATAAGTTAACCATTTCAGATGAAAAAAATTCTTTTTCGGGAGATGATTTAAGAAGAAGGCAATATACTTTTGGAATAAGTTTAGAAGACCTTGAGCTCATACTGCATCCTATGGCAGAAGATGCTAAAGAAGCAACTGGATCTATGGGTGACGATACACCATTGGCTGTTTTGTCAGATAGATATAGACCATTATACCATTTTTTTAGACAGAATTTTAGCCAAGTCACCAACCCACCAATAGACTCTTTAAGAGAAAACAAGGTTATGAGTTTGAAAACAAGATTTGGAAATCTTGGAAATATTTTAAATTTTGATAATTTAACAAAGCAAAATATTTATGTTTTAAATAGTCCAATATTATCAAATTCACAGTTTGAAAAATTTATAAATTTTTTTGGCAATAACTCATCTATAATTGATTGTACTTTTTCTGAAGAAGAGACTTTGTTTGACTCAATTAAAAAAATTCAAAAAGAAGCTGAAATTGCAGTAAGACAGGGAGTTACTCAATTGATTTTAAGTGACAAAGAGCTTTCTAGCTTAAAACTTCCAATACCAATGCTTTTAGCAGTTGGATCAATTAATTCGTTCCTTATTGAAAAAAAACTAAGAGGATATGTATCAATAAATGTACAATCTGGAGAGGCTTTAGATACACACTCTTTTGCAACCTTAATAGGAGTTGGAGCAACTACTGTGAATCCATATTTAGCATTTGATAGTTTATTCCAGCGCCATGAAAAGAAGTTATTTGGAAAATTTAGCTTTGATGAGTGTGTAGAGAGATACATAAAATCAGTAAACGCAGGTTTATTAAAGATCATGTCTAAGATGGGTATTTCAGTTCTAAGTTCTTATAGAGGTGGATGTAACTTTGAAACCGTAGGTTTAAGTAGAACAATTGTTGCAGATTATTTTCCAGGAGTGGTCTCTAAAATTTCAGGTATTGGACTTACGGGTATAGAGAAAAAAATTAGAGAAATTCATAAAGAGGCATTTGAAAGTTCTGAAACCATATTGCCGATAGGCGGTATATATAGATATCGTAAAAATGGTGAAACACATCAATATCAAGGAAAATTAATCCATTTACTTCAAAGTGCAGTAGGATCTAATTCTTATGATGCCTATAAAAGATATGCGGATGGAATATATAGTTTACCACCTATTAATCTTAGAGACTTAATTGATTTCAGAGAAAAAAAATTAAGTGGACCAATAGATATTTCTGAGGTTGAGCCAATAGAAAATATTTTAAAGAGATTTGGAAGTGGGAGCATGTCTCATGGAGCTTTATCGAAAGAGGCACATGAAACTTTGGCAACTGGTATGAATAGGATCAAAGGTGCTTCATGTAGCGGAGAGGGCGGTGAAGATGCAAGTAGATTTAAAGTTTTAGATAATGGTGATAGTGCAAACTCAAGAGTTAAACAGATAGCTTCTGCAAGATTTGGAGTTACAGTTAATTATCTTAATAATTGTAATGAGATAGAAATTAAAATTGCACAAGGCGCTAAGCCCGGTGAAGGGGGTCAGTTACCAGGATTTAAGGTTACTGAAGAAATTGCTAAACTTAGACATTCAACTCCTGGAGTAACTTTAATATCACCACCACCACATCATGATATTTATTCAATCGAGGATCTTGCACAACTAATTTATGATTTGAAACAGATAAATCCTAAAGCAAGAATTGGAGTTAAGCTTGTTGCTTCCTCTGGAGTAGGAACAATTGCAGCTGGTGTAGCTAAAGCAAAAGCAGATATAATATTAATTTCTGGACATAATGGCGGAACAGGAGCAACACCACAGACTAGCGTTAAGTATGTTGGAATACCATGGGAAATGGGTTTGACGGAAGCAAACCAAGTATTAACTTTAAATAATCTTAGACATAAAGTTACATTAAGAACTGATGGTGGAATTAAAACTGGAAGAGATGTGGTGATAGCTGCAATGATGGGTGCTGAAGAATATGGTGTTGCTACTACAGCATTAGTTGCAATGGGATGTATAATGGTAAGGCAGTGTCATTCAAATACATGTCCTGTAGGCGTTTGTACTCAAGATGAAAAGCTCAGAGAAAAATTTACTGGAACTCCGGAAAAAGTAGTTAATTTATTCACATTTATAGCCAGCGAAGTAAGAGAAATATTAGCAAATTTAGGTTTTAAATCATTAAATGAAGTGATTGGTAGGACAGACTTGTTAAAACAGGTTAGCAAGGGTTCTCCAAATTTAGACGATTTAGATTTAAATCCTTTATTTGTTCAAGCTGATACTGGAAATAATCCAAGGTATTGTGAGGATCAAGAAATAAATAGTGTACCAGATACTCTTGATCAACAAATTTGGCCAGAAGTTGAACAGGCTTTAGATAATTCTGAAAAAATTGAGAAAGAATATCAAATAAAAAATACTAACAGAGCAGTAGGCACAAGAATTTCTCATCATTTGTATAAAAAATATGGTTATGAAAAACTTGATGAAAACTTTTTAGTTTTAAATTTTAAAGGATCAGCAGGTCAATCATTTGGTGCATTCTCTTCAAAAGGTTTGAAACTTGTATTAAAGGGAGATGCAAATGATTATGTTGGTAAAGGTTTGTCAGGAGCTACTATTTCAATAAAATTACCTGAAGAGAGTAATTTAGTTTCAAATGAGAATACAATTTTAGGAAATACTGTTCTTTACGGAGCAACTTCAGGAAAACTTTTTGCTGCTGGCCAAGCTGGTGAAAGATTTTCAGTAAGAAATTCTGGTGCAGTCACAGTAATTGAAGGATGCGATTCGAATGGATGTGAATATATGACTGGTGGAACTGTAGTAATTTTAGGAGATGTTGGTGATAATTTTGCAGCTGGTATGACAGGTGGAATGGCCTTTATATATGATAAATCTCAACAATTTGAAAAGAAAGTAAATCCAGAGTCAGTAGTTTGGCAAAACGTAGAGACAGATTATTGGAAAGAATATCTAAAAAATTTAGTTAGTGAGCATTTTAAAGAAACTGAATCTCAATTATCGAAAAAAATAATTGAAAACTTTGATGATGAAGTAAATAATTTTGTTCAGGTGTGTCCTAAAGAAATGTTGGATAAGTTAAAAAATCCAATTACTTTAAAAAAAGATATAAAAAAAGTTAGTTAA
- the thrS gene encoding threonine--tRNA ligase, whose protein sequence is MPIITLPDGNNIDFPNKVTGLEVAEKISKSLAKQAMVISVDGELKDLDFLIENDCSVKIFTSKNPEGLETIRHDTAHILAMAVQELFPGTQVTIGPVIENGFYYDFARKEPFTEDDLVKIENKMKEIVDRNETTKREVWDRNKAISHFKKKGEIYKAELIEAIPENEDVSIYFHGEWHDLCRGPHLSSTGKIGKYFKLTKVSGAYWRGDSNNEMLQRIYGTSWATQKDLDEYLKRIEEAEKRDHRKLGREMDLFHFREESPGSVFWHERGWGLFQKLINYMRSRQDAAGYKEVNTPEVLDRQLWEKSGHWEKYGENMYTSETPDEKVFAIKPMNCPGHIQVFNQGLKSYRDLPLRFAEFGKVHRYEPSGALHGLLRVRAFTQDDAHIFCTEDQITSECLIVTNLILDIYKDLGFENVILKYADRPEVRVGDDSVWDKAEASLLEAVKASKLEYTINKGEGAFYGPKIEFVLRDAIGRDWQCGTLQVDLNLPGRLDASYVDKDGTKKVPVMLHRALFGSLERFIGILIENYAGKFPFWISPLQTMVIPISEEFNDYAVDVSNKIKNSGISSAVDLKNHNLNYKIRDHSLAKIPLLLICGKKEVDSNSVTIRRLDSNKQENMGIDQFLKTFSALNKASSN, encoded by the coding sequence ATGCCTATAATAACATTACCTGACGGAAACAATATTGACTTTCCTAATAAAGTTACTGGACTTGAAGTAGCTGAAAAAATTAGCAAATCATTAGCCAAACAAGCCATGGTCATAAGCGTCGATGGTGAACTTAAAGATCTTGATTTTTTAATTGAAAATGACTGTTCTGTAAAAATTTTTACCTCAAAAAATCCGGAGGGCTTAGAAACTATAAGGCATGACACAGCTCATATTTTAGCTATGGCTGTTCAAGAATTATTTCCTGGAACACAAGTTACAATTGGACCTGTGATTGAAAATGGATTTTATTATGACTTTGCTAGAAAAGAACCATTTACAGAGGATGATCTTGTTAAAATTGAAAATAAAATGAAAGAGATTGTCGATAGGAATGAAACAACAAAAAGAGAAGTTTGGGATAGAAACAAAGCAATTAGCCATTTTAAAAAAAAAGGAGAAATTTATAAAGCTGAGCTAATTGAAGCGATACCTGAAAATGAAGATGTATCAATTTATTTTCACGGAGAATGGCATGATTTATGTAGAGGCCCACATTTATCCTCTACAGGTAAAATAGGGAAATATTTTAAACTTACAAAAGTATCAGGAGCATATTGGAGAGGAGACTCTAACAATGAAATGTTGCAACGAATATATGGTACTAGTTGGGCAACTCAAAAAGACCTAGATGAATATTTGAAAAGAATAGAAGAAGCCGAAAAAAGAGATCACAGAAAATTAGGTAGAGAAATGGATTTATTTCATTTTAGAGAAGAAAGCCCTGGCTCAGTATTTTGGCATGAAAGAGGATGGGGTTTGTTTCAAAAGCTCATTAACTACATGAGAAGCAGACAAGATGCAGCTGGTTATAAAGAGGTCAATACTCCAGAGGTACTAGATAGACAACTATGGGAAAAATCTGGGCATTGGGAAAAATATGGAGAAAATATGTATACTTCTGAAACACCAGATGAGAAAGTTTTTGCAATTAAACCAATGAATTGCCCTGGTCATATCCAGGTATTTAATCAAGGCTTAAAAAGTTACAGAGATCTTCCGTTACGTTTTGCTGAATTTGGGAAAGTTCATCGTTATGAGCCATCAGGCGCTTTACATGGATTATTAAGAGTAAGAGCCTTTACTCAAGATGATGCCCATATTTTTTGCACTGAAGATCAAATTACTAGCGAATGTTTAATTGTTACAAATCTAATACTTGATATTTATAAGGACCTTGGTTTTGAAAATGTGATTCTAAAATATGCAGATAGGCCAGAGGTAAGAGTTGGTGATGATTCAGTTTGGGATAAAGCAGAAGCCTCTTTGCTTGAAGCCGTTAAAGCTTCTAAATTAGAATATACTATTAATAAAGGCGAGGGAGCATTTTATGGTCCTAAAATTGAATTTGTTTTACGAGATGCTATTGGCAGAGATTGGCAATGTGGAACCTTACAAGTAGATTTAAATTTACCTGGAAGATTAGATGCTTCTTATGTTGACAAAGATGGAACTAAAAAGGTTCCCGTTATGTTACATAGAGCACTATTTGGTTCTTTAGAAAGATTTATTGGAATTTTAATTGAAAATTATGCAGGTAAGTTTCCATTTTGGATATCTCCATTGCAGACTATGGTAATACCCATTTCAGAGGAATTTAATGACTATGCAGTCGATGTATCAAATAAAATTAAAAATTCAGGTATAAGTTCTGCAGTAGATTTAAAAAATCATAATTTAAATTATAAAATTAGAGATCATTCTTTAGCAAAAATCCCGCTTTTATTAATTTGTGGTAAAAAAGAAGTTGACTCCAATTCAGTAACGATTAGAAGATTAGACTCTAATAAACAAGAAAATATGGGTATAGATCAATTCTTAAAAACATTCTCTGCTTTAAATAAAGCATCATCAAACTAA
- a CDS encoding undecaprenyl-diphosphate phosphatase — MFQNIIEVLILSAIQGISEFLPISSSAHLILVSTLYEFKSSSLLIDISLHLGSLIAIIYFFKDELFDIRKNKRILNLIVLGSIPLIIVGYILYSTNLIYQLRNLEVIAWTTLIFAVILYISDKNRFDKKISSNLNFQSIIFIGVFQIFSLVPGVSRAGITITAARILKFNRVDSSKISFLLSIPALAGASVLSLKDVFEQSIQFNYLVVIAIISSFIFSFLTVKFFLIYINKFSMNAFVIYRIIIALILFSLVY, encoded by the coding sequence ATGTTTCAAAATATTATAGAAGTTTTAATTCTCTCCGCAATTCAAGGAATATCTGAATTTCTTCCTATTAGTTCTTCTGCTCATTTAATTTTGGTTTCTACTTTATATGAATTTAAATCTAGTTCTTTGCTTATTGATATCAGCCTCCATCTAGGTTCACTAATAGCTATAATTTATTTTTTTAAAGATGAATTGTTTGATATCAGAAAAAATAAAAGAATTTTAAATTTAATTGTATTAGGATCTATTCCATTAATAATTGTTGGATACATACTTTATAGTACAAATTTAATTTATCAGTTAAGAAATTTAGAAGTCATTGCTTGGACTACTTTAATATTCGCAGTTATTTTATACATCTCAGACAAAAATCGATTTGATAAAAAGATTTCTTCAAATTTAAATTTTCAGTCAATAATATTTATAGGTGTTTTCCAAATTTTCTCTCTTGTACCTGGAGTGAGTAGGGCAGGAATTACTATAACAGCTGCAAGAATTTTAAAATTTAATAGAGTAGATTCAAGTAAGATATCTTTTTTACTTTCAATCCCAGCATTAGCTGGAGCTAGTGTCTTAAGCTTGAAAGATGTTTTTGAACAATCAATTCAGTTTAATTACTTAGTTGTTATCGCAATTATATCTTCTTTTATTTTTTCTTTTCTAACAGTTAAATTCTTTTTAATTTATATAAATAAATTTTCAATGAATGCATTTGTAATTTATAGAATAATAATTGCTTTGATTTTATTTAGTTTAGTTTATTAA
- a CDS encoding alpha/beta hydrolase produces the protein MANFRFHQISNTKKIRYISKIFKNSSFIVFLHGFMSDLEGKKPNAFLKFAKKNKVSFLALEYSGHGKSSGKFVNGNISKWSKETSILIKKYVKKKEFVLIGSSMGAWISLNQFKIFKKQIKGFLGIGAAPEFLENLMWKKFTKKMKEETISKGIYQLKHGNYEYPISLQLIKDGRKNKVLNKKINSNIKVTMVHGEKDETVPVSYSRKVLRLFPKAKKKLNIIKKGDHSLSNKKWLNIILKELKLLI, from the coding sequence ATGGCAAATTTCAGATTTCATCAAATATCAAATACAAAGAAAATTAGATATATTTCCAAAATTTTTAAAAATAGTTCTTTTATAGTTTTTTTACATGGCTTTATGTCAGATCTTGAAGGAAAAAAACCAAATGCATTTTTAAAGTTTGCTAAAAAAAATAAAGTAAGTTTTTTAGCACTAGAATACTCTGGTCATGGGAAATCTTCTGGAAAATTTGTAAATGGGAATATTTCAAAATGGAGTAAAGAGACGTCAATTTTAATTAAAAAATACGTAAAAAAAAAAGAATTTGTGCTAATTGGTTCAAGTATGGGCGCATGGATTTCGCTCAATCAATTCAAAATTTTCAAAAAACAGATTAAAGGATTTTTAGGAATAGGGGCTGCTCCTGAATTTTTAGAAAATTTAATGTGGAAAAAATTTACTAAAAAAATGAAAGAGGAAACAATAAGTAAGGGTATTTATCAATTAAAACATGGCAATTATGAATATCCAATTAGTCTACAATTAATAAAAGATGGAAGAAAAAACAAAGTCTTAAATAAGAAAATAAATTCAAATATTAAAGTAACAATGGTACATGGTGAAAAAGATGAGACAGTTCCTGTCTCGTATTCAAGAAAAGTTTTAAGATTATTTCCCAAAGCTAAGAAGAAATTAAATATTATAAAAAAAGGTGATCACAGTTTATCAAATAAAAAATGGTTAAATATAATTTTAAAAGAGCTTAAATTATTAATTTAA
- a CDS encoding glycosyltransferase family 4 protein, which produces MSSDLKVLQVIPKLGYGGAETGCYDIAHYLPENNCKSFLVTSGGELLKFVDRKKVKVFRLPVQSKNPILILINAFLLIGIILVFNISLVHARSRAPAWSCLLATKITGRKFVTTFHGTYNFKSNIKKIYNSVMTRADLIIAGSNFIFSHIKKNYSKYLNEKKKLMVIFRGINVDYFDPTTKIEIDEKKLLKKWEIEKDKKIILLPGRLTSWKGQEVFIEAINLVNIELGYEAFYAVILGSDQGRDLYKKKLIRLSEQYRLSKQIRFIDHCKDMALAYKVSDIIVSASTEPEAFGRVAVEAQSMEKPIIASNIGGSNETIIDEKTGFLYEAGNAKSLSNKILKTLNMDETLLKSIGYEGRKNIVQKFNVEKMCFSTYSEYKRLLN; this is translated from the coding sequence ATGTCATCTGATTTAAAAGTTTTACAAGTTATTCCAAAGTTAGGTTATGGAGGAGCTGAAACAGGCTGTTATGATATTGCGCATTATTTACCAGAAAATAATTGTAAATCATTTCTTGTAACTAGTGGTGGTGAATTACTTAAATTTGTAGATAGAAAAAAAGTTAAGGTATTTAGACTTCCTGTACAGAGCAAAAATCCTATACTAATTTTAATTAATGCTTTTCTCTTAATTGGAATAATTTTAGTTTTTAATATTTCTCTTGTTCACGCGAGAAGTAGAGCACCTGCTTGGTCATGTTTGTTAGCAACAAAAATCACAGGAAGAAAATTTGTAACTACATTTCATGGAACATACAATTTTAAGAGTAATATAAAAAAAATTTACAATTCTGTAATGACTAGAGCAGATTTAATAATTGCAGGATCTAATTTTATTTTTTCTCATATTAAAAAAAATTATTCAAAATATTTAAATGAGAAAAAAAAATTAATGGTTATTTTTAGAGGAATAAACGTTGACTACTTTGACCCTACAACCAAAATTGAAATTGATGAAAAAAAATTATTAAAAAAATGGGAAATTGAAAAAGATAAAAAAATTATACTTTTACCTGGTAGATTAACTTCCTGGAAAGGACAGGAAGTTTTTATAGAGGCTATTAATTTAGTGAATATAGAACTGGGTTATGAAGCATTTTATGCTGTCATTTTAGGCAGTGATCAAGGTAGAGATTTATATAAGAAAAAATTAATAAGACTTTCAGAGCAATATAGATTGTCTAAACAAATTAGATTTATAGATCATTGCAAGGATATGGCCTTAGCTTATAAAGTTTCTGATATTATTGTTTCAGCTTCAACTGAACCAGAGGCTTTTGGCAGAGTTGCTGTCGAAGCACAATCAATGGAAAAACCAATTATAGCAAGTAACATTGGAGGTTCTAACGAAACTATAATTGATGAAAAAACTGGTTTTTTATATGAAGCAGGAAATGCCAAATCATTAAGTAATAAAATTTTAAAAACTCTTAACATGGATGAAACTCTATTAAAATCAATTGGTTATGAGGGAAGAAAAAACATAGTTCAAAAATTTAATGTTGAAAAAATGTGCTTTTCTACTTATTCAGAGTATAAGAGATTATTAAATTAA
- a CDS encoding NAD(P)-dependent oxidoreductase, whose protein sequence is MQDKMLKFVKIGQQTPPKREVDTRKKDFNEIYDEYINEKAKEQSSRCSQCGVPFCQVHCPLSNNIPDWLKLTAEGRLKEAYELSQSTNNMPEVCGRICPQDRLCEGNCVIEQSGHGTVTIGSVEKYITDNAWAEGWVKPIKVTNEKNQSVGIIGAGPAGLAAAEQLRKNGYKITVYDRYDRAGGLLIYGIPNFKLEKEVVERRTKLLKDGGIEFVQNFEVGKDASLDQLRKKHDAILIATGVYKAREVNLPGNDLDNIFPAMDFLTASNKKGLGDDVELFDKGILNAEGKDIVVIGGGDTAMDCVRTSIRQKAKSVKCLYRRDKENMPGSAREVANAEEEGVEFVWLSSPKEFKGTNKVEKIIVDKIKLGDPDETGRRKPQVQEGSSYETKADMVIKALGFDPEDLPNLFDSSELQVTKWGTIKTDFDTMETNIKGVFAAGDIVRGASLVVWAIKDGRDAAASIKTYLESKSKVEKRVA, encoded by the coding sequence ATGCAAGATAAAATGCTCAAATTTGTTAAAATAGGTCAACAAACTCCACCTAAAAGAGAAGTTGATACGAGAAAGAAAGATTTTAACGAAATTTATGACGAGTATATCAATGAAAAAGCCAAAGAACAGTCAAGTAGGTGTTCGCAATGTGGAGTACCTTTTTGCCAAGTTCATTGTCCTTTAAGTAATAACATTCCAGATTGGCTTAAACTGACAGCAGAGGGAAGATTAAAAGAGGCGTATGAATTATCCCAAAGCACAAACAATATGCCTGAAGTGTGTGGTCGAATTTGCCCCCAAGACAGATTATGCGAGGGAAATTGTGTAATTGAACAGTCTGGTCATGGAACAGTAACTATCGGATCAGTAGAAAAATATATTACAGATAATGCTTGGGCTGAGGGCTGGGTAAAACCAATTAAGGTAACTAATGAAAAAAATCAAAGCGTAGGAATTATAGGAGCAGGTCCTGCTGGTTTAGCTGCTGCAGAACAATTAAGAAAAAATGGATATAAAATTACTGTTTACGATAGATATGATAGAGCAGGAGGATTATTAATTTATGGAATTCCAAATTTTAAATTAGAAAAAGAGGTTGTAGAGCGAAGAACAAAACTCTTAAAGGATGGAGGAATTGAATTTGTTCAAAATTTTGAAGTTGGTAAGGATGCAAGCCTAGATCAATTGAGAAAAAAACACGACGCAATTTTAATTGCAACAGGAGTTTATAAAGCAAGAGAAGTAAACTTACCTGGAAATGATCTTGATAATATTTTTCCTGCAATGGATTTTTTAACAGCATCTAATAAAAAAGGTCTAGGAGACGATGTTGAGTTGTTTGATAAAGGAATTTTAAATGCAGAAGGTAAAGATATTGTTGTAATCGGTGGAGGTGACACAGCAATGGATTGTGTAAGAACTTCTATAAGACAGAAGGCAAAATCTGTTAAATGTTTGTATAGAAGAGATAAAGAAAATATGCCAGGATCTGCTAGAGAAGTTGCAAATGCAGAAGAAGAAGGTGTTGAGTTTGTTTGGTTATCAAGTCCTAAAGAATTTAAAGGTACAAATAAAGTAGAAAAAATAATTGTAGATAAAATTAAACTAGGTGATCCAGACGAGACAGGAAGAAGAAAGCCACAAGTACAAGAAGGCTCAAGTTACGAAACAAAAGCAGATATGGTCATCAAAGCACTAGGTTTTGATCCTGAAGATTTACCAAATCTATTTGATAGTAGTGAATTACAAGTAACAAAGTGGGGAACTATTAAAACAGATTTTGATACTATGGAAACAAATATAAAAGGGGTGTTTGCTGCTGGTGATATAGTTAGAGGAGCTTCATTAGTTGTTTGGGCGATAAAAGATGGAAGAGATGCAGCAGCTTCAATTAAAACTTATCTAGAGAGTAAATCTAAAGTGGAAAAAAGAGTGGCTTAA